The Fibrobacter sp. UWB11 genome includes the window CGCCTGCAAGAAGAAAAGAACAATTCGCTCCCGCCGGGCGCCATCCCGGCCGCCGAGGCTCTCAAGCAGCCAGTGCCGGCCTCGATTAAAAAGCTCGATACGGCAGCCCTCAAGGTTGGATTCCCGCTCGAACCCTGGAATGCCTTCAAAACGAGTGTCTTGCGCAACCGTCCGTTCACCGAAGTTATCGATGCCATGCAAAAACTTATGCCGGAACTCTTCCCGAATGCATCCGGCGTGCTTTATATGTACGGTGGCGTTCAGACGGAACTCTCGCAGATTTTCCGCTTTGGCCCGAACGTCATTAGCGACGAAACGGTGACCCCTGCTGAATGTGCTAGCTTTAATGCCGGCGACATTGTTTTGACCGATTACAACTCTCCTGAAGTTCCTAGTGGCTGCACCCACTTGCACCACCGCCCGAAGGGCATTGCCGTGTGCTGCCCGATTGAAGGTCTCGAAGAACACTTTGGCATTTTGACGCTCCAGGTCGATAAACTCCCCGAAAACGAAACCAAGGAATACTGGCAGGCCAAGGTGAGCATCGTTGCTGCCGCGTTTGGTCTCTATGTGGCCAATCAGGACCTGAGCATGCGCTTTGAACAGCACAGCATCCGCGACTTGCTGACCGGTCTTTTTAACAAACGTTATATGGAAGAATCGCTCAACCGCGAAATCACTGCCGCCGTGCGCCACAAGTCGCCCATTGGCATTGCCATGCTTTACCCGGATGCAATCCCTGCCGTGCAGAACAAACAGGGCCGCCACGCCGTGGAACAGCTCTTCTGGGAACTCGGACAGCGCTTGCCGAGCTACATTCGCGGCGAAGATATTCCGTGCCGCTATTCCGATGACGTGTTCTGCGTGATTATGCCGGGTGCCGACCTCAATATTACAAGGAACCGCGCCGAGCGCATCCGCAACGAAATCTCGCAGCTCCAGATTGCC containing:
- a CDS encoding GGDEF domain-containing protein, whose product is MNIVKYIFWLVAFLMGVIAAYVVPEETMSSGAKFVFVGAWGAVLGFVFYTVCRRQIEAIENDFNEVLNKPQPKDTQFVSVRLQEEKNNSLPPGAIPAAEALKQPVPASIKKLDTAALKVGFPLEPWNAFKTSVLRNRPFTEVIDAMQKLMPELFPNASGVLYMYGGVQTELSQIFRFGPNVISDETVTPAECASFNAGDIVLTDYNSPEVPSGCTHLHHRPKGIAVCCPIEGLEEHFGILTLQVDKLPENETKEYWQAKVSIVAAAFGLYVANQDLSMRFEQHSIRDLLTGLFNKRYMEESLNREITAAVRHKSPIGIAMLYPDAIPAVQNKQGRHAVEQLFWELGQRLPSYIRGEDIPCRYSDDVFCVIMPGADLNITRNRAERIRNEISQLQIAYGEGILATTLSMGVAVMPTHANDAGSLIYTAEASLHMAMQAGGNRVVIADSLMKK